Proteins from a single region of Ischnura elegans chromosome 2, ioIscEleg1.1, whole genome shotgun sequence:
- the LOC124154298 gene encoding proteasomal ubiquitin receptor ADRM1 isoform X1 yields the protein MAVGAALFGNTSSRSQSKNLVEFKAGKMTQKGKMVHPDKRKGLLYVYQSDDSLMHFCWKDRQTGAVEDDLIIFPDDCEYKRVNQCTTGRVYVLKFKSSNRNFFFWMQEPKTDKDDDHCRRVNEMLNNPPTPGSQRSGGGTPDGDLQNLLNNMSQQQLMQLFGGVGQIGGLGSLLGTMSRPSSSQASRSTSGGTSGASASSSTSSVTPTVTTTSAQPSATSNTQSTTAPMDTSTAAVDSSSASGSQSAIQLRDLQNFLSELNVPTSEENKCQVDLSSALSSESLQAALANPAIVRELQTHLPAISGSELQPSEQLRATLHSPQFQQALGMFSTALQSGQLGPVVQQFEVGDEAVTAAEQGNVEAFVKALQGALKEAESKDEKEKESKGSSQDKKEDEDDEGMSLD from the exons ATGGCGGTCGGTGCTGCATTATTTGGAAATACCTCTTCTCGCTCTCAGAGCAAGAATTTAGTGGAGTTTAAGGCTGGGAAAATGACCCAGAAAGGAAAAATGGTTCACCCTGATAAACGGAAAGGGTTGCTTTATGTATATCAGTCGGATGAttcgttaatgcatttttgttGGAAGGATCGACAGACTGGTGCCGTGGAAGAT gatCTCATTATTTTCCCCGATGATTGCGAGTATAAGCGTGTTAATCAATGCACCACTGGCCGAGTGTATGTGCTGAAATTCAAGTCGTCCAATCGAAATTTTTTCTTCTGGATGCAG GAACCAAAAACAGACAAAGACGATGACCACTGTCGACGTGTAAATGAAATGTTAAACAATCCTCCAACTCCTGGGTCTCAAAGAAGTGGTGGTGGAACACCGGATGGAGACCTTCAAAATCTTTTGAATAACATGTCGCAGCAGCAGTTAATGCAACTTTTCGGTGGCGTGGGGCAAATTGGAGGACTAGGTAGTTTGCTGGGAACAATGAG TCGGCCCTCGTCAAGTCAAGCATCTCGTTCAACTTCTGGTGGAACCTCAGGAGCTTCAGCCTCTTCTTCTACGTCTTCTGTCACGCCTACTGTTACCACTACCTCTGCCCAGCCCTCAGCGACGTCAAACACCCAGAGCACCACTGCTCCAATGGACACCTCAACTGCTGCTGTAGACTCTTCTTCAGCAtctg GTAGTCAATCCGCTATTCAGCTCAGAGACCTTCAAAACTTTCTTTCTGAATTAAATGTTCCAACTTCCGAGGAGAATAAATGCCAAG TTGACCTGTCGTCAGCCTTATCATCTGAAAGTCTCCAGGCAGCATTAGCGAATCCCGCAATTGTTCGAGAACTGCAGACACATCTTCCTGCTATTTCAGGGAGTGAGCTGCAGCCATCAGAGCAACTGAGAGCAACACTACATTCACCACAATTTCAGCAG GCTTTAGGTATGTTCAGCACAGCTTTGCAGTCTGGCCAATTGGGGCCTGTTGTACAGCAGTTTGAGGTTGGAGATGAGGCTGTAACTGCTGCTGAGCAGGGAAATGTTGAAGCATTTGTCAAAGCTCTCCAAGGAGCCCTCAAGGAAGCTGAGAGTAAAgatgaaaaagagaaagaaagtaaGGGTTCCAGTCAAGACAAGAAGGAAGATGAAGATGATGAGGGAATGTCACTTGACTaa
- the LOC124154299 gene encoding uncharacterized protein LOC124154299 isoform X2 gives MDGLRKEYRKILKNFSEVEFKRSFIDLFGWEKWNCIVRSFPKYQISSKADADRAVAITVEEVDEEFLQRTIHGLQLLDVLLHSKRRKWYAFKLCGERTNTVSSDRRVEEDIKATSWKLKAPCDVKVKAHEEVFWIRISSKRGRNCAPTFFAYFACEDIILCTRKSPNRKMFQSIVSTLRFENYKKLSLEGKDVWSLFKMIEEKDGKAHEGNVNLALKDNEDQLKGSNFVKDMSSGKKNEVNALFGLNPPVLQSLMIKGESGFRVKRWLPEMEGVPVKSVLRVINPSIAEFFKRLAVSNVIMDPMFYKSILATGKNIITLKDPALRK, from the exons ATGGATG gtTTACGGAAGGAATATCGGAAAATCCTGAAGAATTTCTCCGAAGTGGAATTCAAAAGGTCATTCATTGACTTGTTTGGTTGGGAGAAATGGAACTGTATCGTGAGGTCTTTTCCAAAATATCAGATAAGTTCAAAAGCAGACGCTGATAGAGCAGTGGCAATTACTGTTGAG GAGGTCGATGAAGAGTTTCTTCAGAGAACTATACATGGTCTGCAACTGTTAG ACGTTTTATTGCACAGCAAAAGAAGAAAGTGGTATGCTTTTAAGTTGTGCGGTGAGAGGACCAACACTGTATCATCAGATCGTAGAGTGGAAGAAGATATTAAAGCCACCAGTTGGAAGTTAAAGGCTCCTTGT GATGTAAAAGTTAAGGCCCACGAAGAAGTATTTTGGATAAGAATTTCTTCGAAAAGAGGGAGAAACTGTGCTCCAACGTTCTTTGCTTACTTCGCATGTGAAGATATAATACTATGTACGAGGAAGAGTCCAAACCGCAAGATGTTTCAA tctaTCGTGAGTACTCTAAGGTtcgaaaattacaaaaaactgAGCTTGGAAGGCAAAGATGTGTGGTCTCTATTTAAAATGATAGAGGAGAAAGATGGTAAAGCTCACGAAGGGAATGTCAACTTGGCGTTGAAAGATAATGAAG ATCAGCTGAAAGGTTCGAATTTTGTTAAGGACATGTCTTCGGGGAAGAAAAATGAAGTGAATGCCTTGTTTGGATTGAATCCTCCAGTTCTTCAGTCTTTGATGATAAAG ggTGAATCAGGCTTCCGGGTTAAAAGGTGGCTGCCAGAAATGGAAGGTGTCCCTGTGAAATCAGTGCTCAGAGTGATCAATCCTAGTATAGCAGAGTTTTTCAAGAGGTTAGCTGTGTCAAATGTTATCATGGATCCCATGTTTTATAAATCCATACTTGCCACtgggaaaaatataataactttgaAAGACCCAGCTCTTAGGAAATAG
- the LOC124154299 gene encoding uncharacterized protein LOC124154299 isoform X1 — translation MTISCRGAMSNLIRLRKEYRKILKNFSEVEFKRSFIDLFGWEKWNCIVRSFPKYQISSKADADRAVAITVEEVDEEFLQRTIHGLQLLDVLLHSKRRKWYAFKLCGERTNTVSSDRRVEEDIKATSWKLKAPCDVKVKAHEEVFWIRISSKRGRNCAPTFFAYFACEDIILCTRKSPNRKMFQSIVSTLRFENYKKLSLEGKDVWSLFKMIEEKDGKAHEGNVNLALKDNEDQLKGSNFVKDMSSGKKNEVNALFGLNPPVLQSLMIKGESGFRVKRWLPEMEGVPVKSVLRVINPSIAEFFKRLAVSNVIMDPMFYKSILATGKNIITLKDPALRK, via the exons ATGACAATATCTTGCCGCGGGGCTATGAGTAATCTTATCC gtTTACGGAAGGAATATCGGAAAATCCTGAAGAATTTCTCCGAAGTGGAATTCAAAAGGTCATTCATTGACTTGTTTGGTTGGGAGAAATGGAACTGTATCGTGAGGTCTTTTCCAAAATATCAGATAAGTTCAAAAGCAGACGCTGATAGAGCAGTGGCAATTACTGTTGAG GAGGTCGATGAAGAGTTTCTTCAGAGAACTATACATGGTCTGCAACTGTTAG ACGTTTTATTGCACAGCAAAAGAAGAAAGTGGTATGCTTTTAAGTTGTGCGGTGAGAGGACCAACACTGTATCATCAGATCGTAGAGTGGAAGAAGATATTAAAGCCACCAGTTGGAAGTTAAAGGCTCCTTGT GATGTAAAAGTTAAGGCCCACGAAGAAGTATTTTGGATAAGAATTTCTTCGAAAAGAGGGAGAAACTGTGCTCCAACGTTCTTTGCTTACTTCGCATGTGAAGATATAATACTATGTACGAGGAAGAGTCCAAACCGCAAGATGTTTCAA tctaTCGTGAGTACTCTAAGGTtcgaaaattacaaaaaactgAGCTTGGAAGGCAAAGATGTGTGGTCTCTATTTAAAATGATAGAGGAGAAAGATGGTAAAGCTCACGAAGGGAATGTCAACTTGGCGTTGAAAGATAATGAAG ATCAGCTGAAAGGTTCGAATTTTGTTAAGGACATGTCTTCGGGGAAGAAAAATGAAGTGAATGCCTTGTTTGGATTGAATCCTCCAGTTCTTCAGTCTTTGATGATAAAG ggTGAATCAGGCTTCCGGGTTAAAAGGTGGCTGCCAGAAATGGAAGGTGTCCCTGTGAAATCAGTGCTCAGAGTGATCAATCCTAGTATAGCAGAGTTTTTCAAGAGGTTAGCTGTGTCAAATGTTATCATGGATCCCATGTTTTATAAATCCATACTTGCCACtgggaaaaatataataactttgaAAGACCCAGCTCTTAGGAAATAG
- the LOC124154294 gene encoding RCC1-like G exchanging factor-like protein isoform X1, with translation MPGAVTVAISSEFTKTLIKCHRGVLFRNLRHYSKRKYPVNPEEANSLPVFDYSPGEHRTPHSFRVYGWGNGEHGGLGNQIQIKGKRSPPRMIHRPSRLHFAETHKVTDVACGYGFSAFAVDSKEHQLFGTGINTDSQIGYHAVRRGHPLGLLLAPVPISRFPPVHSSKGGQKSDRVAGLAAGRAHLLVLMASGCVYSFGSNHYGQCGHPSSAAKEPHSLYLPHCISKAPDGSKFLSVECGQDHSLFLSDQGEVWACGWGADGQMGQGDTQSSWKLKKAVGDLQGKRIIKISSSADTILALSEDGEVVGWGNNEYGQLITHNPTPQLSTPTQLKFPSKVGRVKDVAAGGSFCLLTNDSGEVFVWGYGLLGLGPSADHAKEPVQVPPTLFGAGVFQEQPRVTKVAAGLSYSVAVLANGDMYSWGHNSLGCLGLGHTKDQSFPMKVAVGAEVVKVSCGVDHLLALCKPFV, from the exons ATGCCGGGAGCAGTGACCGTCGCAATTTCGTCAGAATTTACGAAGACCCTCATTAAGTGTCATAGAGGTGTACTATTTCGTAACCTTAGACACTATTCTAAGAGGAAGTATCCCGTAAATCCAGAGGAAGCGAACAGTTTGCCGG TTTTCGATTACAGCCCCGGCGAACACAGAACTCCACATTCATTCCGAGTGTATGGTTGGGGAAATGGAGAGCATGGTGGACTGGGAAACCAAATCCAAATCAAAGGCAAGCGCAGCCCTCCACGAATGATTCATCGCCCCTCAAGGTTGCATTTTGCGGAAACCCACAAG GTGACTGATGTCGCATGTGGATATGGATTTTCAGCCTTCGCTGTGGATTCAAAAGAGCACCAACTATTTGGCACTGGCATCAACACAGATTCCCAGATAG GCTATCATGCTGTACGCCGTGGCCATCCCCTTGGTCTTCTCTTGGCACCTGTGCCAATCAGCCGATTTCCTCCAGTACATTCCAGTAAGGGAGGACAGAAATCAGATCGTGTTGCTGGTCTAGCTGCTGGTCGGGCTCACCTTTTAGTTCTTATGGCATCTGGTTGTGTTTACTCATTTGGATCCAATCACTATGGTCAATGTGGTCATCCATCAAGTGCTGCGAAAGAACCACATTCATTGTACTTACCCCATTGCATTTCCAAAGCACCAGATGGATCTAAATTCCTCTCTGTGGAATGTGGTCAGGATCAtag CCTGTTCCTTAGTGATCAGGGTGAGGTATGGGCATGTGGCTGGGGAGCTGATGGGCAGATGGGACAAGGTGACACACAGTCATCATGGAAATTAAAGAAAGCCGTGGGTGATCTCCAGGGTAAAAGAATCATAAAGATATCCTCTTCAGCTGACACTATCCTTGCCCTTTCTG AGGATGGTGAAGTGGTTGGTTGGGGAAACAATGAATATGGGCAACTGATAACCCATAATCCAACTCCTCAGTTGTCTACTCCAACGCAATTGAAATTTCCTTCCAAAGTGGGGCGTGTGAAAGATGTTGCTGCTGGTGGATCTTTTTGCCTTTTGACTAATG ATTCTGGGGAAGTGTTTGTTTGGGGTTATGGACTGTTAGGACTAGGCCCATCTGCTGACCATGCCAAGGAGCCAGTGCAAGTCCCACCCACACTTTTTGGTGCTGGGGTGTTTCAAGAGCAGCCTAGAGTCACCAAGGTTGCAGCTGGTCTCTCGTATTCAGTTGCCGTATTAGCCAATGGAGATATGTATTCCTGGGGCCATAATTCTCTTGGTTGCTTGGGTCTGGGCCATACCAAAGACCAATCTTTTCCCATGAAG GTTGCTGTGGGTGCTGAGGTTGTGAAAGTAAGCTGTGGTGTTGATCATCTCCTTGCGCTGTGTAAACCATTCGTATAG
- the LOC124154298 gene encoding proteasomal ubiquitin receptor ADRM1 homolog isoform X2, which translates to MAVGAALFGNTSSRSQSKNLVEFKAGKMTQKGKMVHPDKRKGLLYVYQSDDSLMHFCWKDRQTGAVEDDLIIFPDDCEYKRVNQCTTGRVYVLKFKSSNRNFFFWMQEPKTDKDDDHCRRVNEMLNNPPTPGSQRSGGGTPDGDLQNLLNNMSQQQLMQLFGGVGQIGGLGSLLGTMSRPSSSQASRSTSGGTSGASASSSTSSVTPTVTTTSAQPSATSNTQSTTAPMDTSTAAVDSSSASVDLSSALSSESLQAALANPAIVRELQTHLPAISGSELQPSEQLRATLHSPQFQQALGMFSTALQSGQLGPVVQQFEVGDEAVTAAEQGNVEAFVKALQGALKEAESKDEKEKESKGSSQDKKEDEDDEGMSLD; encoded by the exons ATGGCGGTCGGTGCTGCATTATTTGGAAATACCTCTTCTCGCTCTCAGAGCAAGAATTTAGTGGAGTTTAAGGCTGGGAAAATGACCCAGAAAGGAAAAATGGTTCACCCTGATAAACGGAAAGGGTTGCTTTATGTATATCAGTCGGATGAttcgttaatgcatttttgttGGAAGGATCGACAGACTGGTGCCGTGGAAGAT gatCTCATTATTTTCCCCGATGATTGCGAGTATAAGCGTGTTAATCAATGCACCACTGGCCGAGTGTATGTGCTGAAATTCAAGTCGTCCAATCGAAATTTTTTCTTCTGGATGCAG GAACCAAAAACAGACAAAGACGATGACCACTGTCGACGTGTAAATGAAATGTTAAACAATCCTCCAACTCCTGGGTCTCAAAGAAGTGGTGGTGGAACACCGGATGGAGACCTTCAAAATCTTTTGAATAACATGTCGCAGCAGCAGTTAATGCAACTTTTCGGTGGCGTGGGGCAAATTGGAGGACTAGGTAGTTTGCTGGGAACAATGAG TCGGCCCTCGTCAAGTCAAGCATCTCGTTCAACTTCTGGTGGAACCTCAGGAGCTTCAGCCTCTTCTTCTACGTCTTCTGTCACGCCTACTGTTACCACTACCTCTGCCCAGCCCTCAGCGACGTCAAACACCCAGAGCACCACTGCTCCAATGGACACCTCAACTGCTGCTGTAGACTCTTCTTCAGCAtctg TTGACCTGTCGTCAGCCTTATCATCTGAAAGTCTCCAGGCAGCATTAGCGAATCCCGCAATTGTTCGAGAACTGCAGACACATCTTCCTGCTATTTCAGGGAGTGAGCTGCAGCCATCAGAGCAACTGAGAGCAACACTACATTCACCACAATTTCAGCAG GCTTTAGGTATGTTCAGCACAGCTTTGCAGTCTGGCCAATTGGGGCCTGTTGTACAGCAGTTTGAGGTTGGAGATGAGGCTGTAACTGCTGCTGAGCAGGGAAATGTTGAAGCATTTGTCAAAGCTCTCCAAGGAGCCCTCAAGGAAGCTGAGAGTAAAgatgaaaaagagaaagaaagtaaGGGTTCCAGTCAAGACAAGAAGGAAGATGAAGATGATGAGGGAATGTCACTTGACTaa
- the LOC124154294 gene encoding RCC1-like G exchanging factor-like protein isoform X2, with the protein MIHRPSRLHFAETHKVTDVACGYGFSAFAVDSKEHQLFGTGINTDSQIGYHAVRRGHPLGLLLAPVPISRFPPVHSSKGGQKSDRVAGLAAGRAHLLVLMASGCVYSFGSNHYGQCGHPSSAAKEPHSLYLPHCISKAPDGSKFLSVECGQDHSLFLSDQGEVWACGWGADGQMGQGDTQSSWKLKKAVGDLQGKRIIKISSSADTILALSEDGEVVGWGNNEYGQLITHNPTPQLSTPTQLKFPSKVGRVKDVAAGGSFCLLTNDSGEVFVWGYGLLGLGPSADHAKEPVQVPPTLFGAGVFQEQPRVTKVAAGLSYSVAVLANGDMYSWGHNSLGCLGLGHTKDQSFPMKVAVGAEVVKVSCGVDHLLALCKPFV; encoded by the exons ATGATTCATCGCCCCTCAAGGTTGCATTTTGCGGAAACCCACAAG GTGACTGATGTCGCATGTGGATATGGATTTTCAGCCTTCGCTGTGGATTCAAAAGAGCACCAACTATTTGGCACTGGCATCAACACAGATTCCCAGATAG GCTATCATGCTGTACGCCGTGGCCATCCCCTTGGTCTTCTCTTGGCACCTGTGCCAATCAGCCGATTTCCTCCAGTACATTCCAGTAAGGGAGGACAGAAATCAGATCGTGTTGCTGGTCTAGCTGCTGGTCGGGCTCACCTTTTAGTTCTTATGGCATCTGGTTGTGTTTACTCATTTGGATCCAATCACTATGGTCAATGTGGTCATCCATCAAGTGCTGCGAAAGAACCACATTCATTGTACTTACCCCATTGCATTTCCAAAGCACCAGATGGATCTAAATTCCTCTCTGTGGAATGTGGTCAGGATCAtag CCTGTTCCTTAGTGATCAGGGTGAGGTATGGGCATGTGGCTGGGGAGCTGATGGGCAGATGGGACAAGGTGACACACAGTCATCATGGAAATTAAAGAAAGCCGTGGGTGATCTCCAGGGTAAAAGAATCATAAAGATATCCTCTTCAGCTGACACTATCCTTGCCCTTTCTG AGGATGGTGAAGTGGTTGGTTGGGGAAACAATGAATATGGGCAACTGATAACCCATAATCCAACTCCTCAGTTGTCTACTCCAACGCAATTGAAATTTCCTTCCAAAGTGGGGCGTGTGAAAGATGTTGCTGCTGGTGGATCTTTTTGCCTTTTGACTAATG ATTCTGGGGAAGTGTTTGTTTGGGGTTATGGACTGTTAGGACTAGGCCCATCTGCTGACCATGCCAAGGAGCCAGTGCAAGTCCCACCCACACTTTTTGGTGCTGGGGTGTTTCAAGAGCAGCCTAGAGTCACCAAGGTTGCAGCTGGTCTCTCGTATTCAGTTGCCGTATTAGCCAATGGAGATATGTATTCCTGGGGCCATAATTCTCTTGGTTGCTTGGGTCTGGGCCATACCAAAGACCAATCTTTTCCCATGAAG GTTGCTGTGGGTGCTGAGGTTGTGAAAGTAAGCTGTGGTGTTGATCATCTCCTTGCGCTGTGTAAACCATTCGTATAG